In Microbacterium enclense, one genomic interval encodes:
- a CDS encoding alpha/beta hydrolase: MIRPRFSDRLLRVGARALGSLPPAVLRAAAGAPVTIDGNALHPAVQTSLKVMNSSPGARFEELPLPDARAHIEREAWTFASGTRLAQREDISIPTRDGAVRGRVYRARLDRPARGTVVYFHGGGWVLGSIDSGDAVCRTLAVTTGMTVVSVDYRLAPEFPFPRGMNDAVDAFRWTRDNAARWGGTPGTVGVGGESAGGNLAAIISNVARDDDAGAPAFQILFCPVTDLSRKRRSYALFRDGFFLTETQMDWYAAHYLSGGGSADDPLVSPILTDDLAGVAPAYVAVSGFDVLRDEGVDYAARLEAAGVPTTLVTHTGQIHGFFNACGALRDAREAVAEAGRWAQSTLAPTRAGDHR; the protein is encoded by the coding sequence ATGATCCGCCCCCGCTTTTCCGACCGCCTCCTGCGCGTCGGCGCTCGAGCCCTCGGCTCTCTCCCCCCGGCCGTTCTCCGCGCCGCGGCCGGTGCCCCCGTCACGATCGACGGCAACGCGCTGCACCCGGCCGTCCAGACCTCGTTGAAGGTCATGAACAGCTCCCCGGGAGCTCGTTTCGAAGAGCTGCCGCTCCCCGACGCACGCGCCCACATCGAACGCGAAGCCTGGACGTTCGCCAGCGGCACGCGACTCGCGCAGCGCGAAGACATCTCGATCCCCACCCGCGACGGCGCCGTGAGGGGCCGGGTCTATCGCGCGCGCCTCGACCGCCCCGCCCGTGGCACCGTCGTGTACTTCCACGGCGGCGGATGGGTGCTGGGCTCGATCGACAGCGGGGACGCCGTCTGCCGGACGCTCGCAGTGACGACGGGAATGACGGTGGTCTCGGTCGACTACCGTCTCGCTCCGGAGTTCCCGTTCCCGCGCGGTATGAACGACGCGGTCGACGCGTTCCGGTGGACGCGCGACAACGCCGCACGCTGGGGCGGAACTCCCGGCACCGTCGGGGTCGGCGGAGAGAGCGCCGGAGGAAACCTCGCCGCGATCATCTCGAACGTCGCGCGTGACGACGATGCGGGAGCACCCGCGTTCCAGATCCTCTTCTGCCCCGTGACCGACCTCTCACGGAAGCGGCGCTCGTACGCCCTCTTCCGCGACGGGTTCTTCCTGACCGAGACGCAGATGGACTGGTACGCCGCGCACTACCTCAGCGGGGGAGGCAGCGCCGATGATCCCCTCGTCTCGCCGATCCTCACCGATGACCTCGCCGGCGTCGCTCCCGCCTACGTCGCCGTCTCGGGCTTCGACGTCCTGCGCGACGAGGGCGTCGATTACGCCGCGCGCCTCGAGGCGGCCGGAGTGCCGACGACGCTGGTCACCCACACCGGGCAGATCCATGGCTTCTTCAACGCCTGCGGCGCCCTCCGTGACGCCCGCGAAGCCGTCGCCGAAGCGGGACGCTGGGCCCAGTCGACCCTGGCCCCCACACGCGCGGGCGACCACCGGTGA
- a CDS encoding TetR family transcriptional regulator, which yields MSETTNRSMRARGRARRELLLEATLAIIAERGISGVTHRSVAAAAGVPHSSTTYFFASLDDMIGEAVAHAMAAEFERLQQFRALLENGENRPGAAIDEFVEIVRQQSADHTVAQFEIYLFASRHPALRVHVERILDETRSLAAAVLRTNGVTDPHAAAAVVAVIDGFALHRIARSEVVQYQSLAHALRAVLVGFVTLAATSALERPPA from the coding sequence GTGAGCGAGACGACGAACAGGTCGATGCGCGCAAGGGGTCGTGCGCGGCGCGAACTGCTGCTGGAGGCGACACTCGCGATCATCGCCGAGCGCGGGATCTCGGGAGTGACCCACCGTTCCGTGGCCGCGGCAGCCGGGGTGCCGCACTCCTCCACGACCTACTTCTTCGCCTCGCTCGACGACATGATCGGCGAAGCCGTCGCCCACGCCATGGCGGCGGAGTTCGAGCGCCTGCAGCAGTTCCGTGCGCTCCTCGAGAACGGGGAGAACCGTCCCGGCGCCGCGATCGACGAGTTCGTCGAGATCGTCCGTCAGCAGTCGGCGGACCACACGGTCGCGCAGTTCGAGATCTATCTCTTCGCGTCGCGGCACCCGGCGCTGCGCGTGCACGTCGAGCGCATCCTCGACGAGACGCGCTCGCTCGCTGCGGCGGTGCTGCGCACCAACGGCGTGACCGATCCGCACGCCGCCGCGGCGGTCGTCGCCGTGATCGACGGCTTCGCTCTTCATCGCATCGCTCGTTCCGAGGTCGTTCAGTACCAGTCTCTGGCGCACGCGCTGCGCGCCGTGCTCGTCGGCTTCGTGACCCTCGCCGCCACATCGGCGCTCGAGAGACCGCCCGCCTAG
- a CDS encoding MFS transporter, translating to MNAETQPPMLTAYAEPTRPVRAGWIAAFAGVWLGLWMAQLVPVQVLLPLQIAAQHTSEQWLSSLVAYGLVSAVAGAFVVVAYPIVGALSDRTRSRFGRRRPWILGGVLVVGAGLGLLGLQTETLGTVVLWTVTMIGFCMASAALTAVMADRVPENQRGLVSGWISAPNALGILLGMVLVTAVFTTTASGYLSLAVCAVVLAVPFLLRLHDVPLTDAEAARLGPLTLRGIVSSIWVDPRRHPDFAWTVASRVLINLGNAIATTMLLYFFTFALRVADPTGFLVFTTVIYMVVTIVASVALGKLSDVVGRRRVFVLASGAAQAVAALLLAVAPAEATAVVGAVLLGLGQGCFFAVDQALATQVLPSAETRGKDVGIMNIALAGPQAFGPLLGAGAVVLFGGFAGLFLASGVAGLLGSILIMRVRSVR from the coding sequence GTGAACGCCGAGACGCAGCCGCCGATGCTCACGGCCTATGCCGAGCCGACCCGACCGGTGCGGGCCGGCTGGATCGCGGCCTTCGCGGGGGTGTGGCTGGGCCTGTGGATGGCGCAGCTCGTCCCGGTACAGGTGCTGCTCCCCCTTCAGATCGCCGCGCAGCACACGTCGGAGCAGTGGCTGAGCTCACTCGTCGCGTACGGGCTCGTCAGCGCGGTCGCGGGAGCGTTCGTCGTCGTGGCGTATCCGATCGTCGGCGCGCTCAGCGACCGCACCCGGTCGCGGTTCGGGCGCCGTCGCCCCTGGATCCTCGGCGGCGTGCTCGTGGTGGGTGCGGGGCTCGGCCTCCTCGGCCTCCAGACCGAGACACTCGGCACCGTCGTGCTGTGGACCGTGACGATGATCGGATTCTGCATGGCCTCGGCCGCGCTCACGGCGGTGATGGCCGACCGCGTGCCCGAGAATCAACGCGGGCTCGTCTCCGGGTGGATCTCGGCGCCGAACGCCCTCGGCATCCTGCTCGGGATGGTGCTGGTGACGGCGGTGTTCACGACGACCGCGTCGGGCTATCTGTCGCTGGCGGTCTGCGCCGTGGTCCTCGCGGTGCCGTTCCTGCTGCGACTGCACGATGTCCCGCTGACCGACGCGGAGGCCGCGCGACTCGGACCGCTGACGCTCCGCGGCATCGTGTCATCGATCTGGGTCGACCCGCGTCGGCACCCCGACTTCGCGTGGACCGTCGCCAGCCGCGTGCTCATCAACCTCGGCAACGCGATCGCCACGACGATGCTGCTGTACTTCTTCACGTTCGCGCTGCGCGTGGCCGACCCGACCGGGTTCCTGGTGTTCACCACCGTCATCTACATGGTCGTCACGATCGTGGCATCCGTGGCCCTCGGAAAGCTCAGCGACGTCGTGGGGCGTCGACGGGTCTTCGTCCTCGCGTCCGGGGCGGCACAGGCGGTGGCGGCGCTTCTCCTCGCCGTGGCGCCCGCCGAGGCGACAGCGGTCGTGGGGGCCGTGCTGCTGGGTCTCGGTCAGGGGTGCTTCTTCGCCGTCGACCAGGCCCTGGCGACCCAGGTGCTCCCCTCGGCCGAGACACGGGGGAAGGACGTCGGGATCATGAACATCGCCCTCGCCGGCCCCCAGGCCTTCGGGCCGCTGCTCGGCGCCGGTGCCGTCGTCCTCTTCGGCGGGTTCGCGGGACTGTTCCTCGCGAGCGGGGTCGCGGGGCTCCTGGGCTCGATCCTCATCATGCGCGTGCGCTCGGTGCGGTGA